A window from Ktedonobacterales bacterium encodes these proteins:
- a CDS encoding glutamate mutase L — translation MSIQSSEQRVRKPPAPGGQSVLSAALGVRGAVSRSILAADCGSVFTKVALLGVVEGQYRLLARAETPTTAFPPYRDITVGLLQAIYELERITGRRIASRGQIITPEQTDGDGVDAFVVALSAGGPLTVAMIASVSTSARGAVSKDEQALAETAQQAVAGVYADVELVQLPPAERASSGLNGGPDLQWLLQVEQLRRLNPRAILLAESGAARGQGISSATAQALALALKEVLSAQSENPNVPGVSFAHATAKIPVLHPMERMPVIYTGSPQHYERLRRELGPQADVRQAEPFTPHNLRPLGVAVSSLHERQILSSIPGYHRLNGWMSSPPMATATSFSSLVRFLAQHYGMNVVGVDVGASATSVMVAGEHGEFLPSVHANAGVASGLGVVLRSVGYERIARWLTFEISEAELRQFVLEKMIQPRLLPYTARELEIEHALTREAVFLALQQPGAELGTLPHLDLILGAGGVLAHVPRYGQAALMLLDTIQPRSVSSLVLDTVALAPQLGVVATVDPVAAVQATENDAVLQRLGTVVSPFGKAEDGEPALKLQVDYMDGRKKTLEVAYGSIEVVPLAANEQAMLTLFPARTIDVGLGPGEQARAGEAIEGGIIGLIIDARGRPLSLSPQPAYRRAKLAQWRQAIGG, via the coding sequence TGGCGCGCGCGGAGACGCCAACAACTGCTTTTCCCCCCTACCGTGATATTACCGTTGGTTTGTTGCAGGCCATCTATGAACTGGAACGCATCACTGGCCGCAGAATCGCCAGCCGGGGCCAGATCATCACCCCGGAGCAAACCGATGGCGATGGCGTGGATGCCTTTGTCGTGGCGCTCAGCGCCGGTGGCCCGCTGACGGTGGCGATGATTGCCTCAGTTTCCACCAGCGCGCGCGGCGCGGTAAGCAAAGATGAGCAGGCGCTGGCCGAAACCGCCCAACAGGCGGTTGCTGGCGTCTACGCGGATGTGGAGCTTGTGCAGCTTCCCCCTGCGGAGCGCGCCAGCTCTGGTCTCAACGGTGGCCCGGATTTGCAGTGGCTCTTGCAGGTCGAGCAGCTTCGCCGCCTGAATCCCCGCGCTATCCTGCTGGCAGAGTCGGGCGCGGCGCGCGGACAGGGTATCTCTTCGGCAACCGCCCAGGCGCTGGCGCTGGCCTTGAAAGAGGTATTGAGCGCGCAAAGCGAGAACCCCAATGTTCCGGGCGTCTCTTTCGCGCATGCCACCGCCAAAATCCCTGTCCTGCACCCGATGGAGCGCATGCCGGTCATTTACACCGGCAGCCCGCAGCACTATGAGCGCCTGCGCCGGGAACTGGGGCCGCAGGCCGATGTACGCCAGGCAGAGCCGTTTACGCCGCACAACCTGCGCCCGCTCGGCGTGGCGGTCAGTTCGCTGCACGAGCGCCAGATCCTCAGTTCCATTCCAGGGTATCATCGCCTTAACGGCTGGATGTCTTCGCCGCCGATGGCGACGGCCACTTCATTCAGCAGCCTGGTTCGCTTTCTGGCGCAGCATTATGGCATGAATGTCGTGGGGGTTGACGTGGGGGCCAGCGCCACCTCGGTGATGGTTGCGGGCGAACACGGCGAGTTCTTGCCATCGGTGCATGCCAACGCGGGCGTGGCTTCGGGACTGGGCGTGGTGCTGCGCTCGGTGGGCTATGAGCGTATCGCGCGCTGGCTGACGTTTGAGATCAGCGAGGCGGAACTGCGTCAGTTTGTGCTGGAAAAGATGATTCAACCCCGCTTGCTGCCCTATACCGCGCGCGAGTTGGAGATCGAGCATGCTCTGACCCGCGAGGCCGTCTTCCTGGCGCTGCAACAGCCCGGCGCAGAACTGGGTACGCTGCCCCATCTGGACCTGATCCTGGGGGCAGGTGGTGTGCTGGCGCATGTGCCTCGCTATGGGCAGGCCGCGCTGATGCTGCTCGATACCATTCAGCCGCGCAGCGTCTCTTCGCTGGTGCTGGATACCGTCGCGCTGGCTCCGCAGCTTGGGGTCGTGGCGACGGTGGACCCGGTGGCCGCCGTACAGGCGACAGAAAACGATGCCGTGTTGCAGCGGCTGGGTACAGTCGTATCGCCCTTTGGCAAGGCCGAAGATGGGGAACCGGCACTGAAATTGCAGGTGGACTATATGGATGGCCGCAAGAAAACGTTGGAAGTGGCCTACGGCTCCATCGAGGTCGTTCCCCTGGCGGCAAATGAGCAGGCTATGCTTACCCTCTTTCCGGCCCGTACCATTGATGTTGGTCTGGGACCAGGCGAGCAGGCTCGTGCTGGTGAAGCCATCGAGGGCGGCATCATTGGGCTGATTATTGATGCGCGTGGTCGGCCTCTCTCGTTGTCTCCTCAGCCTGCCTATCGCCGGGCAAAATTAGCCCAGTGGAGGCAGGCAATCGGAGGCTGA